One window of Microcoleus vaginatus PCC 9802 genomic DNA carries:
- a CDS encoding site-specific integrase, with protein sequence MKIAGIGQATPLNLLTYQNISNHFVTDVHKLFLALAWYTGERPEAILSIDVKHVYSDVAKCQPRDTVLYPASNRKDKTTREVPNHWALKLMLSAYKPPDKGFLFPSLYKSDQHLSRQAMDKAFRRAVQKAGLGNQGYSLYSARRGFITRLNEQGYDMKVIQKLTGHRSLTSLIRYIDVTDDQLRNAIANF encoded by the coding sequence GTGAAGATTGCGGGAATTGGACAGGCTACACCCTTAAACCTGCTGACTTATCAGAACATCAGCAACCATTTTGTAACAGATGTTCATAAATTATTTTTAGCTTTGGCTTGGTACACTGGGGAAAGACCAGAGGCAATTCTAAGTATTGATGTTAAGCACGTCTACTCAGATGTTGCAAAATGTCAACCGCGTGACACAGTGCTTTACCCAGCTAGCAACAGGAAAGATAAAACTACTCGCGAGGTTCCGAATCACTGGGCGCTGAAATTAATGTTAAGCGCTTACAAGCCCCCCGATAAGGGGTTCTTGTTTCCTTCCCTCTACAAGTCCGATCAGCACTTAAGCAGGCAAGCTATGGACAAGGCTTTCCGACGAGCGGTACAAAAAGCAGGGCTGGGAAATCAAGGGTATTCTTTATACTCGGCGAGACGCGGATTCATCACGCGCCTGAACGAACAAGGTTATGACATGAAAGTAATTCAAAAGCTGACAGGTCATAGGAGTTTAACTTCCCTTATTCGCTATATAGATGTCACCGACGACCAACTAAGAAATGCAATTGCTAATTTTTAA
- a CDS encoding HU family DNA-binding protein, with amino-acid sequence MNKGQLVELMAAKAETTQKAANALLDAFLDCVTQAVADGEKVTLVGFGSWEARERKAREGRNPKTGEKMEIPATTIPAFSAGKQFRDAVSHQ; translated from the coding sequence ATGAACAAAGGACAACTGGTGGAACTGATGGCGGCCAAAGCCGAAACCACCCAAAAGGCAGCTAACGCACTGCTGGACGCTTTCCTTGATTGCGTCACCCAAGCTGTTGCCGACGGCGAGAAAGTAACCCTGGTAGGTTTCGGCTCTTGGGAAGCGAGAGAGCGGAAAGCTAGGGAAGGCCGCAACCCCAAGACCGGGGAGAAGATGGAAATTCCAGCAACTACAATTCCTGCATTTTCGGCAGGCAAGCAGTTCAGGGATGCTGTAAGTCACCAGTAA